AAAGGGCTCGGACCCTTTGTCCCTGAGATTGCAAAGGTCATCGCAGATGCCCATGTCCTTGACAAGACCGAATTCAATGCTTTTGCTAATAATGACGTCAGAAATTGGTTTGCCAGGCTGCCGGCCTCCGTTGACACGGTCATCCTGACAGGCGTTGAGGCACACATTTGCGTACATCAGACCATGATGGGCGCCCTCTCCCAGGGGTTTTATCCGTGGGTGGTTTCGGACGCTATCTCTTCCCGTAATGGTAAGCACGCAAAGACGGCCATCGCACGTTTCCGTGCCCTCGATGTGGCTGTGGGGCCTGCTGAAATGGCCGTGTATGAACTCTTGGGAAGGGCCGGGACGCCCGAATTCAAGGCCATGCTTCCCCATCTCAAGTGATGAAGAGATGGATAGCCAGTCCATCCTCATGGACATGTGTTGCCTGTTATTTATTATTGTGGTTATTTGAACTTTTTGCAATCAAAAAGAGGAGTTAATCCATGCCTGAATTCGGATCACCTTTTTCCGTCCTTGCCTCTGGTCGAAAGCTCACGCACGAAGAACTCGTCCGGGCGATTCGTTTCATGATAGCAGCTGAATACGAGGCCATTCAGCTCTACATGCAGCTTGCCGAATCAACGGACAACGAGGCAGCCAAGGCGGTCCTCGTCGATATCGCAGACGAGGAAAGGGAGCACGCAGGCGAGTTTCTTCGGCTCCTTCGGCATCTTGACCCGGATGAGGAAAGGTTTTACGCCTCTGGTGCAAAAGAGGTGGAGGAAATCCTTCAAAAGGTGGGGAAATAACCTTCAGCGCTTTGCCTGTTTGTGTGAAGGTGGTTGCCTTTAAATATCCAGGTGGGTTCGCTCATGAAGCCCCTTTTTTCTCTATGCGCTTGACAATCTCCATGGCGCGGGGCTAATGTGTCCCGTGCCGTGGCAAGAGGTACGAGGTTCCCCGCCCGTTAAATCCCTCTCTTACGGCCCGATCATTTTCACCCATTCCATATAACGGATTTCTGAATCCGTGAGATATGCAGTTAATCATTTGATTTTACAAAATAAGCCTACGGCCAGGGTATTTGTTCCGTGCGGCAAATAGCCCCCGTCCATGGGGGCGGATTTGCCGACGGCGCCCATCCATGGGCGCCTCACTCCACAAATACCCTGGCCGTAGGCTCACGGATTCAGGG
This portion of the Deltaproteobacteria bacterium genome encodes:
- a CDS encoding isochorismatase family protein translates to MPYQDLLQPRRACLMVIDPQERLMAVIDKAERVIRNICLMVECARVMKIPVLATTQYEKGLGPFVPEIAKVIADAHVLDKTEFNAFANNDVRNWFARLPASVDTVILTGVEAHICVHQTMMGALSQGFYPWVVSDAISSRNGKHAKTAIARFRALDVAVGPAEMAVYELLGRAGTPEFKAMLPHLK
- a CDS encoding rubrerythrin; protein product: MPEFGSPFSVLASGRKLTHEELVRAIRFMIAAEYEAIQLYMQLAESTDNEAAKAVLVDIADEEREHAGEFLRLLRHLDPDEERFYASGAKEVEEILQKVGK